A window of the Enterobacteriaceae bacterium 4M9 genome harbors these coding sequences:
- the mdh gene encoding malate dehydrogenase gives MKVAVLGAAGGIGQALALLLKTQLPSGSELSLYDIAPVTPGVAVDLSHIPTDVKVKGFSGEDATPALHGADVVLISAGVARKPGMDRSDLFNVNAGIVKNLIEQVAKTCPKACIGVITNPVNTTVAIAAEVLKKAGVYDKNKLFGVTTLDIIRSNTFVAELKGKKATELEVPVIGGHSGVTILPLLSQIPGVSFSEQEVADLTKRIQNAGTEVVEAKAGGGSATLSMGQAAARFGLSLVRALQGEQGVVECAYVEGDGQYARFFSQPLLLGKDGVAERRDIGKLSAFEEKALTEMLDTLKKDIALGEEFVAR, from the coding sequence ATGAAAGTTGCAGTCCTCGGCGCAGCTGGCGGTATTGGCCAGGCGCTGGCCCTTCTCTTAAAGACCCAGCTGCCCTCAGGTTCAGAACTCTCCCTCTATGATATCGCTCCCGTAACGCCCGGTGTTGCAGTGGATCTGAGCCACATCCCGACCGATGTGAAAGTAAAAGGTTTTTCCGGCGAAGATGCGACGCCTGCGCTGCACGGTGCCGACGTGGTGCTGATTTCGGCAGGTGTTGCCCGTAAGCCGGGTATGGATCGCTCTGACCTGTTTAACGTCAACGCGGGTATCGTTAAAAATCTGATTGAGCAGGTTGCCAAAACCTGTCCTAAAGCCTGTATTGGCGTTATCACGAACCCGGTGAACACCACGGTTGCGATTGCAGCAGAAGTGCTGAAAAAAGCAGGCGTGTATGACAAGAACAAACTGTTCGGCGTCACAACGCTGGATATTATCCGCTCTAACACCTTTGTTGCCGAGCTTAAAGGCAAGAAGGCGACCGAGCTGGAAGTGCCGGTTATCGGTGGCCACTCTGGCGTGACCATTCTGCCGCTGCTCTCGCAGATCCCGGGCGTGAGCTTTAGCGAGCAGGAAGTGGCTGACTTGACCAAACGTATCCAGAACGCGGGTACAGAAGTGGTGGAAGCAAAAGCCGGTGGCGGTTCTGCAACCTTGTCTATGGGCCAGGCTGCGGCACGCTTTGGTCTTTCTCTGGTGCGTGCGTTGCAGGGCGAACAGGGCGTGGTGGAATGCGCCTACGTTGAAGGCGATGGTCAATACGCTCGCTTCTTCTCCCAGCCGCTGCTGCTGGGTAAAGACGGCGTGGCTGAGCGTCGCGACATCGGTAAGCTGAGCGCGTTTGAAGAAAAAGCGCTGACAGAGATGCTTGATACCCTGAAAAAAGATATCGCGCTGGGCGAAGAGTTTGTTGCCAGATAA
- the degS gene encoding outer membrane-stress sensor serine endopeptidase DegS, which yields MLLKLLRPLIVGLIVAGLLLAFVPSLRQQSPFAVPQSYSADETPVSYNLAVRRAAPAVVNVYNRGVNTSSRNQLEIRTLGSGVIMDDRGYIVTNKHVINDADQIIVALQDGRIFEALLVGSDALTDLAVLKINATNLPVIPINAKRTPHIGDVVLAIGNPYNLGQTITQGIISATGRVGLNPSGRQNFLQTDASINRGNSGGALVNSLGELMGINTLSFDQSNDGETPEGLGFAIPMQLATKIMDKLIRDGRVIRGYIGITGRDSPSIHGPGAGIDQIQGIIVNEVAQDGPAARAGIQANDVIVSVNNKPAISVLETMDQVAEIRPGSVIPVEVMREDSKMTFQVTIQEYEFSS from the coding sequence ATGCTTCTGAAACTGTTACGTCCGCTTATCGTCGGATTGATTGTTGCGGGGCTGCTGCTGGCCTTTGTCCCTTCTCTGCGCCAGCAGAGTCCGTTTGCCGTGCCGCAAAGTTACAGCGCAGATGAAACGCCGGTAAGCTACAACCTGGCGGTTCGCCGCGCGGCGCCTGCCGTGGTAAACGTCTATAACCGTGGCGTAAACACCTCATCTCGCAACCAGCTGGAAATTCGTACGCTTGGCTCCGGCGTTATCATGGACGACCGCGGCTATATCGTTACCAACAAGCACGTTATCAACGATGCGGACCAGATAATTGTTGCCTTGCAGGACGGGCGCATTTTTGAAGCCCTACTGGTTGGCTCTGATGCGCTCACTGACCTGGCCGTACTAAAAATTAACGCCACAAACCTGCCCGTCATTCCCATTAACGCCAAACGCACACCGCACATTGGCGACGTGGTGCTGGCCATCGGCAACCCCTATAACCTCGGCCAGACTATTACCCAGGGCATTATCAGCGCCACGGGCCGCGTGGGGCTGAACCCTTCAGGGCGGCAGAACTTCCTGCAAACCGATGCCTCCATCAACCGCGGCAACTCTGGTGGTGCGCTGGTGAACTCGCTGGGTGAATTGATGGGGATTAACACGCTTTCCTTCGATCAGAGTAACGATGGCGAAACGCCAGAAGGGCTGGGCTTCGCCATTCCGATGCAGCTTGCCACCAAAATCATGGACAAGCTCATTCGCGATGGCCGCGTAATTCGAGGCTATATCGGTATTACCGGACGTGATAGCCCATCAATCCATGGTCCCGGCGCGGGTATCGACCAGATTCAGGGCATTATTGTCAATGAAGTCGCCCAGGATGGTCCAGCTGCACGCGCAGGCATTCAGGCCAACGACGTGATTGTCTCGGTTAATAACAAACCGGCAATTTCTGTGCTTGAGACGATGGACCAGGTTGCTGAAATTCGCCCCGGTTCGGTTATCCCGGTTGAAGTGATGCGTGAAGACAGCAAGATGACGTTCCAGGTCACCATTCAGGAATACGAATTCAGTAGCTGA
- the degQ gene encoding serine endoprotease DegQ yields MNKPTQLFSALALSIGLTLSATLPVHAALPQEVPGQPAMPSLAPMLEKVLPAVVSVKVKGSAAQAQNVQIPPELKKFFGEQFGQGQPREFEGQGSGVIINAEKGYVLTNNHVINKAEKISVQLGDGREFDAKLIGSDEQSDIALLQLQNATKLTEVKFADSDTLRVGDFAVAVGNPFGLGQTATSGIISALGRSGLNLEGLENFIQTDASINRGNSGGALINLNGELIGINTAILAPGGGNVGIGFAIPSNMAQTLAKQLIQFGEVKRGLLGVRGTEMSADIAKAFNLDAQRGAFVSEVLPNSASAKAGIKAGDVITSLNGRSLSSFAELRSRIATTEPGTKVKLGLLRDGKPMDVEVTLDNNASSSSSAELIIPALKGATLSDGQLKDGTQGIKADAVAQGSTAAQAGLHKGDLIVGVNRERVRSIAELRKKLESKPDLIALNVIRGSENLYLLLR; encoded by the coding sequence ATGAATAAACCCACACAGCTTTTCAGCGCGCTGGCGCTGAGTATTGGATTGACGTTGTCGGCAACCTTACCTGTGCACGCTGCACTGCCACAGGAGGTTCCAGGCCAACCCGCTATGCCAAGCCTGGCACCCATGCTGGAAAAAGTGCTGCCTGCGGTCGTCAGCGTCAAAGTGAAAGGCTCTGCTGCACAGGCGCAAAATGTGCAAATTCCACCTGAGCTGAAAAAGTTCTTTGGCGAGCAGTTCGGCCAGGGACAACCCCGTGAATTCGAAGGCCAAGGCTCCGGCGTCATTATCAACGCCGAAAAAGGCTACGTGCTGACCAACAATCACGTTATCAACAAAGCCGAAAAAATCTCCGTACAACTTGGCGATGGCCGAGAATTTGACGCCAAACTCATCGGCAGCGATGAGCAAAGCGACATTGCCCTGCTGCAGCTGCAAAACGCCACAAAACTCACCGAAGTCAAATTCGCCGACTCCGACACACTGCGCGTTGGCGATTTTGCCGTGGCTGTAGGTAACCCGTTTGGTCTGGGCCAGACGGCCACCTCCGGCATCATCTCCGCACTGGGTCGCAGCGGCCTCAATCTCGAAGGGCTGGAAAACTTTATCCAGACAGATGCCTCAATTAACCGCGGCAACTCTGGCGGCGCGCTGATTAACCTCAACGGCGAGCTTATCGGTATCAATACCGCTATTCTGGCTCCTGGCGGTGGCAACGTGGGCATCGGCTTTGCCATTCCGTCCAACATGGCACAAACGCTGGCTAAACAACTTATCCAGTTTGGTGAGGTGAAGCGCGGCCTGCTTGGCGTACGCGGCACCGAAATGAGCGCGGATATCGCCAAAGCATTTAATCTCGACGCCCAGCGCGGCGCGTTTGTCAGCGAAGTGCTGCCAAACTCTGCCTCCGCCAAAGCGGGTATTAAGGCAGGCGATGTGATTACCTCACTTAACGGTCGCTCGCTCAGTAGCTTTGCCGAACTGCGCTCGCGCATTGCCACCACTGAACCCGGCACCAAAGTGAAGCTGGGTCTGCTGCGTGATGGCAAACCCATGGATGTTGAGGTGACACTGGATAACAACGCCTCATCCTCCTCCAGCGCAGAACTTATTATTCCGGCACTGAAGGGCGCCACGCTGAGCGATGGGCAGTTAAAAGACGGCACTCAGGGCATTAAAGCGGATGCCGTGGCGCAGGGCAGTACGGCGGCGCAGGCGGGGCTACATAAAGGTGACCTGATTGTTGGCGTTAACCGCGAGCGCGTGCGCAGCATTGCTGAGCTACGTAAAAAGCTGGAATCCAAACCGGATCTTATTGCACTGAATGTGATCCGTGGCTCGGAAAACCTTTATCTGCTGCTGCGTTAA
- a CDS encoding DUF1043 family protein, whose protein sequence is MTWEYALYAVVGLVVGIIIGAAAMRFGNRKLRQQQALQYELEQKKAELETWREELVGHFAQSAELLDKMAQDYRQLYQHMAKSSSTLLPELSAETNPFRHRLSESEAGNDQAPVQMPRDYSDGASGLLRSDSRRRD, encoded by the coding sequence ATGACCTGGGAATACGCGTTATACGCTGTCGTTGGTTTAGTCGTCGGCATCATTATCGGCGCTGCTGCGATGCGTTTTGGCAACCGTAAACTACGCCAGCAACAAGCCCTGCAGTATGAGCTGGAGCAGAAAAAGGCAGAGCTGGAAACCTGGCGCGAAGAACTGGTCGGTCACTTTGCACAGAGCGCTGAACTGCTCGACAAAATGGCCCAGGATTATCGCCAGCTTTATCAGCACATGGCCAAAAGCTCCAGTACTCTGCTGCCGGAACTGTCAGCAGAGACCAACCCTTTTCGCCATCGCCTGAGTGAATCCGAAGCCGGTAACGATCAGGCTCCGGTGCAGATGCCGCGCGATTATTCAGACGGTGCCTCCGGCCTGCTGCGCTCAGACAGCCGCCGCCGCGATTGA
- a CDS encoding cell division protein ZapE: protein MQSLSPTSRYQQALSEGSYQPDDVQREAISRLNLIWQELTARDNPTPAANGGLMARFGKLLGKRASERAEPVRGLYMWGGVGRGKTWLMDMFFQSIPGERKLRLHFHRFMLRVHEELTALQGHSDPLEIVADGFKAQTDVICFDEFFVSDITDAMLLGSLMQALFARGITLVATSNIPPDQLYRNGLQRARFLPAIEAIKHNCDVMNVDAGIDYRLRTLTQAHLWLAPVNDDTRAQMAKLWQALAGTPEQQPETLEVNHRPLPVSASANQTLAVTFATLCVDARSQHDYIALSRLFHTVLLYDVPVMTPLMESEARRFIALVDEFYERHVKLVVLAQAPLLEIYNGERLKFEFQRCLSRLQEMQSEDYLNLPHMP from the coding sequence ATGCAAAGCCTTTCTCCGACATCGCGCTACCAACAGGCCCTCAGCGAGGGCAGCTACCAACCTGACGACGTCCAGCGGGAAGCCATCTCCCGCCTCAACCTTATCTGGCAGGAGTTAACCGCCAGAGATAACCCAACACCTGCCGCCAACGGTGGGCTGATGGCGCGCTTTGGCAAGCTGCTTGGTAAACGCGCCAGTGAGCGTGCCGAGCCGGTTCGCGGGTTGTATATGTGGGGCGGGGTAGGGCGCGGTAAAACGTGGTTGATGGATATGTTTTTCCAGAGTATTCCGGGCGAGCGCAAGCTCAGGCTGCATTTCCACCGCTTTATGCTGCGGGTGCATGAGGAGTTGACCGCACTGCAAGGCCACAGCGATCCGCTGGAGATTGTGGCCGATGGGTTTAAGGCGCAGACGGACGTTATCTGCTTTGATGAGTTTTTTGTCTCCGATATTACCGACGCCATGCTGTTGGGGAGCCTGATGCAGGCCTTGTTTGCGCGCGGCATTACGCTTGTTGCCACATCGAACATCCCGCCGGACCAGCTATATCGTAACGGTTTGCAGCGTGCGCGTTTCTTGCCTGCGATTGAGGCGATTAAGCACAATTGTGACGTGATGAATGTAGACGCGGGCATTGATTATCGCCTGCGCACCTTGACCCAGGCGCACCTGTGGCTGGCGCCAGTAAATGATGACACCCGAGCGCAGATGGCGAAGCTATGGCAGGCGCTGGCAGGGACGCCTGAACAGCAGCCTGAAACGCTGGAAGTCAATCACCGTCCGCTGCCGGTCTCTGCCAGCGCTAACCAGACGCTGGCGGTGACGTTTGCCACGCTCTGCGTGGATGCCCGCAGCCAGCATGACTATATTGCGCTTTCACGCCTGTTTCATACCGTGCTGCTTTACGATGTGCCGGTCATGACGCCGCTGATGGAAAGCGAGGCGCGGCGCTTTATCGCGCTGGTGGATGAGTTTTATGAGCGCCACGTGAAGCTGGTGGTGCTGGCGCAGGCGCCGCTGCTTGAGATTTACAATGGGGAGCGGCTGAAGTTCGAGTTCCAGCGCTGCCTGTCGCGTTTGCAGGAGATGCAGAGCGAAGATTATCTCAATCTCCCCCATATGCCCTGA
- the rplM gene encoding 50S ribosomal protein L13 → MKTFTAKPETVKRDWYVVDATGKTLGRLATELARRLRGKHKAEYTPHVDTGDYIIVLNAEKVAVTGNKRTDKMYYHHTGHIGGIKEATFEEMIARRPERVIEIAVKGMLPKGPLGRAMYRKLKVYAGNEHNHAAQQPQVLDI, encoded by the coding sequence ATGAAAACTTTTACAGCTAAACCAGAAACCGTAAAACGCGACTGGTATGTTGTTGACGCGACCGGTAAAACTCTGGGCCGTCTGGCTACCGAACTGGCTCGTCGCCTGCGCGGTAAGCACAAAGCGGAATACACTCCGCACGTTGATACTGGCGATTACATCATCGTTCTGAACGCAGAAAAAGTTGCCGTAACCGGTAACAAGCGTACTGACAAAATGTACTATCACCACACTGGCCACATCGGTGGTATCAAAGAAGCGACCTTTGAAGAGATGATTGCCCGCCGTCCTGAGCGTGTGATTGAGATCGCGGTTAAAGGCATGCTGCCGAAAGGCCCGCTGGGCCGTGCTATGTACCGTAAACTGAAAGTTTACGCAGGTAACGAGCACAATCATGCGGCGCAGCAACCGCAAGTTCTGGACATTTAA
- the rpsI gene encoding 30S ribosomal protein S9, which produces MAENQYYGTGRRKSSAARVFIKPGNGKIIINQRSLEQYFGRETARMVVRQPLELVEMVEKLDLYITVKGGGISGQAGAIRHGITRALMEYDESLRSELRKAGFVTRDARQVERKKVGLRKARRRPQFSKR; this is translated from the coding sequence ATGGCTGAAAATCAATACTACGGCACTGGTCGCCGCAAAAGCTCCGCCGCTCGCGTGTTCATCAAACCGGGCAACGGTAAAATCATTATCAACCAGCGTTCTCTGGAACAGTACTTCGGTCGCGAAACTGCCCGCATGGTAGTTCGTCAGCCGCTGGAACTGGTAGAGATGGTTGAGAAACTGGATCTGTACATCACTGTTAAAGGTGGTGGTATCTCTGGTCAGGCAGGTGCGATCCGTCACGGTATCACCCGCGCTCTGATGGAGTACGATGAGTCTCTGCGCTCCGAACTGCGTAAAGCTGGCTTCGTCACTCGTGACGCGCGTCAGGTTGAACGTAAGAAAGTCGGTCTGCGTAAAGCACGTCGTCGTCCGCAGTTCTCCAAACGTTAA
- the sspA gene encoding stringent starvation protein A, whose protein sequence is MAVAANKRSVMTLFSGPVDIYSHQVRIVLAEKGVSFEIEHVEMDNLPQDLIDLNPSQSVPTLVDRELTLWESRIIMEYLDERFPHPPLMPVYPVARGESRLYMHRIEKDWYSLMNVIRNGSNQEAEAARKQLREELLAIAPVFTQKPYFLSDEFSLVDCYLAPLLWRLPQLGIELSGAGSKELKGYMTRVFERDSFLASLTEPEREMRLQGRG, encoded by the coding sequence ATGGCTGTCGCTGCCAACAAACGTTCGGTAATGACTCTGTTTTCTGGTCCTGTTGATATCTATAGCCATCAGGTACGTATTGTTTTGGCCGAAAAAGGCGTCAGCTTTGAGATTGAGCACGTTGAGATGGATAACCTCCCTCAGGACCTGATCGATCTTAATCCGAGCCAGAGCGTACCCACCCTGGTTGACCGGGAACTGACACTGTGGGAATCCCGCATCATCATGGAGTACCTTGATGAGCGTTTCCCGCACCCGCCGCTGATGCCGGTTTACCCGGTAGCGCGTGGTGAAAGTCGCCTTTATATGCACCGTATTGAAAAAGACTGGTATTCACTGATGAATGTCATTCGCAACGGGAGCAATCAGGAAGCGGAAGCAGCGCGTAAGCAGCTGCGTGAAGAGTTGCTGGCGATTGCGCCGGTCTTCACCCAGAAGCCGTATTTCCTCAGTGATGAATTCAGTCTGGTTGACTGCTACCTGGCACCGCTGCTGTGGCGTTTGCCGCAACTGGGCATTGAGCTGAGCGGAGCAGGTTCAAAAGAGCTTAAAGGCTATATGACTCGCGTATTTGAGCGTGATTCATTCCTGGCGTCGCTGACTGAGCCTGAGCGTGAAATGCGTCTGCAGGGCCGGGGCTAA
- the sspB gene encoding ClpXP protease specificity-enhancing factor, giving the protein MEISQLTPRRPYLLRAFYDWLLDNQLTPHLVVDVTLPGVNVPMEYARDGQIVLNIAPRAVGNLDLANDEVRFNARFGGVPRQVNVPMSAVLAIYARENGAGTMFEPETGYDEEVPELLESGEEEPGNLMSVIDGDRPDQNDDNDPDDEPPPPRGGRPTLRVVK; this is encoded by the coding sequence ATGGAGATTTCGCAGCTGACGCCGCGCCGTCCGTATTTGCTGCGCGCGTTTTATGACTGGCTGCTGGATAACCAGCTCACGCCGCACCTGGTGGTGGATGTGACGTTGCCGGGTGTCAATGTGCCGATGGAGTACGCTCGTGACGGGCAGATAGTGCTCAACATCGCGCCGCGTGCCGTGGGAAATCTGGATCTGGCAAACGACGAAGTGCGTTTTAACGCGCGCTTTGGCGGTGTGCCGCGCCAGGTTAACGTGCCCATGTCTGCCGTGCTGGCAATTTATGCGCGTGAAAACGGCGCTGGAACCATGTTTGAGCCGGAAACGGGCTACGACGAAGAGGTTCCGGAGTTGCTGGAATCCGGCGAAGAGGAGCCGGGTAACCTGATGTCGGTTATCGACGGCGATCGCCCGGATCAGAATGACGATAACGATCCGGATGACGAACCGCCACCGCCGCGCGGTGGGCGTCCGACGCTCAGAGTCGTAAAATAA
- a CDS encoding ArsR family transcriptional regulator: MTNPTLKNAGYTLLAACGLMISAPALALPGSFPVGTTYYNPEKAWNGYVLFPGGDRQTHLIDMNGNEVHRWRYESFPPWPIVDNASQGRVLVQLERRQSPDKLANPGNGMLNASVGEVDWEGKVVWRYGSQLAPLHQHHDMRRLPNGNTLLMTAKLRRIPGFSYRVIDNGVEEITPDGRTIWRWSAADSINQLGFSKQQIAAIKKTRDPDFLHFNTAAPLGENHWYDEGDSRFAPDNILVNSRNGNVAAIIDKQTRRVVWRIGPVLPPLKMGSPLPRMLDQTIGAHDVYMIGKGLPGAGNILIFDNQGNAGFPPSQQGFFSASRVIEVNPQSRQIVWEYTAEQSGLPVWSFYSAFISNAQRLPNGNTLINEGQSGRLFQVTPKGEIVWEYISPFFGRSMDQDNYVTNQVYRALMVDYGWAPAGTPRSETPVQADCAKYPAAPGCIDKLLKETTSR, translated from the coding sequence GTGACGAACCCAACGTTAAAAAACGCCGGATACACGCTGTTAGCCGCCTGCGGGCTGATGATTTCTGCACCGGCACTGGCGCTACCTGGCAGTTTCCCGGTTGGGACGACGTACTACAACCCCGAAAAAGCCTGGAACGGCTATGTGTTATTCCCCGGCGGCGACCGCCAGACTCACTTGATTGATATGAATGGCAACGAAGTGCACCGCTGGAGGTACGAGAGCTTCCCGCCGTGGCCTATTGTCGACAATGCCTCGCAGGGCCGTGTACTGGTCCAGCTGGAGCGGCGTCAGAGCCCTGACAAACTGGCGAATCCGGGCAACGGCATGCTTAATGCCTCCGTGGGTGAAGTGGACTGGGAGGGCAAGGTAGTCTGGCGCTACGGTAGTCAGCTGGCACCGCTGCATCAGCATCACGATATGCGCAGGCTCCCCAATGGCAACACGCTGCTCATGACGGCAAAATTGCGCCGCATTCCGGGCTTTAGCTACCGGGTGATTGATAACGGCGTTGAGGAAATCACGCCAGATGGCCGCACTATCTGGCGTTGGTCTGCGGCCGACAGCATCAACCAGCTTGGATTTAGCAAGCAGCAAATTGCGGCGATTAAAAAGACCCGCGATCCCGATTTCCTGCATTTCAATACCGCTGCACCGCTCGGTGAAAACCACTGGTATGACGAAGGCGACAGCCGCTTTGCGCCTGATAATATTCTGGTCAATTCACGCAACGGTAACGTCGCTGCCATTATTGATAAGCAAACTCGCCGTGTGGTCTGGCGCATCGGGCCTGTGCTGCCGCCGCTGAAGATGGGCTCGCCGCTGCCCAGGATGCTGGACCAAACCATTGGCGCGCACGATGTCTATATGATTGGCAAAGGTCTGCCGGGGGCGGGAAACATTCTGATATTTGATAACCAGGGCAACGCCGGTTTCCCGCCGTCGCAACAGGGTTTTTTCTCAGCCTCGCGCGTGATTGAGGTCAATCCGCAGTCCCGGCAGATTGTCTGGGAATATACCGCAGAGCAGTCTGGCCTGCCGGTCTGGAGTTTCTACAGCGCCTTTATCAGTAACGCCCAGCGGCTGCCAAACGGTAATACACTCATTAATGAAGGGCAGAGCGGGCGCCTGTTCCAGGTCACGCCCAAAGGTGAAATCGTGTGGGAGTACATAAGCCCATTCTTTGGCCGCTCAATGGATCAGGACAACTATGTCACCAATCAGGTTTACCGGGCGCTGATGGTAGATTACGGCTGGGCACCCGCCGGTACGCCGCGAAGCGAAACGCCGGTACAGGCTGATTGTGCTAAGTATCCGGCGGCACCAGGCTGTATTGATAAACTGCTCAAGGAGACAACGTCACGATAA
- a CDS encoding FAD-dependent oxidoreductase: MSQNVYQFIDLQRVDPPKKPLKLRKIEFVEIYEPFSDSQATAQADRCLSCGNPYCEWKCPVHNYIPNWLKLANEGRIIEAAELSHQTNTLPEVCGRVCPQDRLCEGSCTLNDEFGAVTIGNIERYINDKAFEMGWRPDLTGVKQTGKRVAIIGAGPAGLACADVLTRNGVKAVVYDRHPEIGGLLTFGIPAFKLEKEVMTRRREIFTGMGIEFQLNTEVGKDVALDALLGEYDAVFLGVGTYQSMRGGLENEDAQGVFDALPFLIANTKQLMGFKADVDEPYISMEGKRVVVLGGGDTAMDCVRTSVRQGANHVICAYRRDEENMPGSRREVKNAREEGVEFQFNVQPLGIEVNGNGRVSGVKMARTEMGAPDDKGRRRAEIVPGSEHVVPADAVIMAFGFRPHAMNWLEKHSVELDSQGRVVAPEGSENAFQTSNPKIFAGGDIVRGSDLVVTAIAEGRKAADGIMNYLEV; encoded by the coding sequence ATGAGTCAGAACGTATATCAGTTTATCGACCTGCAGCGCGTTGATCCGCCAAAGAAGCCGCTCAAACTGCGTAAAATCGAGTTTGTCGAAATTTATGAACCGTTTTCCGACAGTCAGGCAACCGCGCAGGCAGACCGCTGCCTGTCCTGCGGCAATCCGTATTGCGAGTGGAAATGCCCGGTGCATAACTACATCCCCAACTGGCTGAAGCTTGCCAACGAAGGGCGCATTATTGAGGCTGCGGAGCTGTCTCACCAGACCAACACGCTGCCGGAAGTTTGTGGCCGCGTGTGCCCGCAGGACCGCCTGTGTGAAGGTTCCTGCACGCTAAACGACGAGTTTGGCGCGGTCACCATCGGCAATATCGAGCGCTACATCAACGATAAAGCGTTTGAAATGGGCTGGCGTCCGGACCTGACCGGCGTGAAGCAAACCGGCAAACGCGTGGCAATTATTGGCGCGGGTCCTGCCGGGCTTGCCTGCGCCGACGTGCTGACGCGCAACGGCGTGAAGGCGGTGGTGTACGACCGTCACCCGGAAATCGGCGGCCTGCTGACCTTTGGTATTCCGGCATTTAAGCTCGAAAAAGAGGTGATGACGCGACGTCGTGAGATCTTCACCGGTATGGGCATTGAGTTTCAGCTCAACACCGAAGTCGGCAAAGACGTGGCGCTGGATGCGTTGCTTGGCGAGTACGATGCGGTATTCCTCGGCGTAGGCACCTATCAGTCCATGCGCGGCGGGCTGGAAAATGAAGATGCGCAGGGCGTGTTCGACGCGCTGCCGTTCCTGATTGCCAATACCAAACAGTTGATGGGCTTTAAGGCCGATGTTGATGAGCCGTACATCAGTATGGAAGGCAAGCGCGTGGTGGTACTCGGCGGTGGTGATACCGCGATGGACTGCGTGCGCACCTCGGTACGCCAGGGCGCCAACCACGTTATCTGCGCCTATCGCCGCGATGAAGAGAACATGCCCGGCTCACGCCGCGAAGTGAAAAACGCGCGTGAAGAAGGTGTGGAATTTCAGTTCAACGTACAACCGCTGGGCATTGAGGTTAACGGCAACGGGCGCGTGAGCGGCGTGAAGATGGCTCGCACAGAAATGGGCGCGCCGGATGACAAAGGCCGCCGCCGTGCGGAAATCGTCCCTGGTTCTGAGCACGTGGTACCTGCCGACGCCGTCATTATGGCGTTTGGTTTTCGCCCACACGCCATGAACTGGCTGGAGAAACACAGCGTTGAACTGGACTCTCAGGGACGCGTCGTCGCACCGGAAGGCAGCGAAAACGCGTTTCAGACCAGCAACCCGAAGATCTTCGCCGGTGGCGATATCGTGCGCGGCTCAGATCTGGTGGTGACCGCCATTGCCGAAGGCCGTAAGGCGGCTGACGGGATTATGAATTACCTGGAAGTGTGA